The genome window CTCCGTAGTGGTGTCGGTTGAAGGCAGGGGTCTGGTTCGGCTCCTGGCCCACCTTGCCTGCTACGCGGCTAGGTGCTGGGGCTGGTCCCACCTCCCCCACCGCAACGCCCCCGGCACCCCAGGTCCCCAATTCCAGGCCACAGCTGTGGAGCCATTAGCGGGCTGCGCGTTGCGCAGGTACCGACTCGCGCCGGGAGGGGGCGCTGTTCCCTAACCTGTTCCGAGTCGGCCTCGGGTCCTGACGCCGCCCGCGCGCGTTCACGCTGCAGGTGCGGAGTTCTCGCAGTGGGCCCGGGCCGCGTGCTTGAGCCCGAGTGGGGAGGACGAAGCCAGCCGCCCTCGGGATGGGCAGAATCGGCCGTCCTCGCAGCCCGCCGCCCGGGGCGACCCGCGGACCCCACCTGCCACCGCACTCGGGAGGGTCAGACCGCACGCAGGTCGGAGCCCCAGTGGCCGAGGCCCCAAACCTGCTGGGGGTGGGACGAGGCGCGTCTGGATCTGGGCACTGGGGGTGCGCCCCAGACCCTCGCTTTTCCGTGGGGCGGGGCGGCGCCGCCTTCTCGCGTCCTGCCTTCGAGAGAGCACGGCAAGAAGGCTGCGCCTTGGGGAGGCTTTACTCATACACGGGGAAGATCGCCTGGGGGTCACACGGCCACCCACCCACAGTTCAGCGGTACTCGGAAGCCAGCGCAGAGATCACGTGGCTCAGGAACTTGTCCAGCGACGCCTGCAGCGCGGGGCTGAAGTCTCCGGGGTAGTGCCGGGCGAGAGTCACCAGCAGGCAGTGGCCCAGGAGCTGCGGCGAGCGCGCAAGGCTCACTTGCCTGGACCCGCCCCACATGCCCCCCGCACCCGTCCCGCCGGAGCCCTCCCGGGAACAGGGGCCCAGCACGGCAGCCGCTCACCGGGAAGCTGGCTGGGTCCACTCGCAGCTGGCAAGCGTGCAGGTGGCTCAGAGCGGACAGCGCGCGGGGTAGGTCGTCTAGGCGCTCCACGGCGAGGCTCAGCGCGTCCGCCACCTTCTGGCCGTGTGCTCTAACCTGGGCGGAGCCGGGGTTCAGGTCTAGGTGGGAGAAGTAGGTCTTCGTGGCGGGGAAGGCCAGGAAGGTCCTGCGAGAGGTACGGCGGTGAGGCGCGTCCGGGGGGCTTGGGGAGGGAGGGCCCCGGAGGGCGGGGGCGCCCAGCCTCGCCGCACCTCTCCAGGGCCTCAGTAGCGTAGACGCCGACGTTGCTGCCCAGTTTCTTCCACAGGGCGCGCACCAGCGCGCGGTCCTCCGCGGACAGCGCCATTCCCGCGCTGGAACCCGCCGCGCCCTGCCTCCCCGCTGCGCCTGCGCGGACCGGCCAGGGGTCCCGCGGCCACCAGGGGGCGCCGCGCTGCAGCCTCGCCACCCGGATGCCTGGACCGCGCGGCCTCGATCTCCGACAGCTCCAACCGGGGCCCTCTGAATCGCCCTGGATCCAAGGCCCCCCGTCTTAGGTGTTAACCATATAGTtttcagtctctactaaaaacacaaaaattggccgggtgcggtgagtgcagtggcgcgatctcagctcactgcaacctccgcctcccgggttcaagcgattctcctgcctcagcctcccgagtagctgggattacaggcgccgccaccacgcccagccaattttgtatttttattagagacatagtttcaccatgttggtcaggctgatctcaaactcccgacctcaggtgatccgcctcgtcctcccaaagttctggtattacaggcttgaaccactgcgcccCGCCATATGTGTTATGATAACACTGAACTTCGGCATGGATTTGTCATTGGAAGTCAGTTTATTCTGCCTCTTGAGTCTATTGTGACGCTTGCCCGagtctattttctcatttattatataaaatgagGGTGACAATTTCTTCTCAGATTGTGAGAATTAGACGGATAACAACTGTCAGGTGCCTGACTCATAGCAGTGTTTCTTCAGGGCAATGAACGTTTACTGAGTGCCTGGGATATAACCCAAGAATAATAGGAAATGCGTATGCAACACTGACTCTGCTTTACCCCTTatagcttttttgttttaaaaaaattgtgctaAAATCGACATAAAttatcattttagccatttttcaGGTGTAAAATTTGGTGATACTAAGAACACTTACagtgttatgcaaccatcaccactatctaggTCAGAGCTTTTTCGTCATCCCAAACAccaactctgtactcattaacaGTAacgctgggccgggcgcggtggctcaagcctgtaatcccagcactttgggaggccgagacgggccgagacgggcggatcacgaggtcaggagatcgagaccaccgcactccggccactgcactccagcctgggcgacagagcgagactccatctcaaaaaaaaaaaaaaaaaaaaaacagtaactctGGCCCCGGCAGCCACTGGTCTGCTTTTGGTTCCAATGGATTTGGCTGTAGTGGATATCACATATAGGTGGGGTCATTCAGTATGTGAcctttggtgtctggcttcttttacttgtCAAATATTTCAAGGTGTAACTACATCCTATcagtgcttcatttctttttatggccgaAGAATATTCGCTTGTATGTGTAGACCaccatgttttatttgttttatttacccattcatctactgatgtataattttttttttttttttttttttttttttttttttttttgagacggagtctcgctctgtcacccaggctggagtgcagtggcacgatctcggctcactgcaagctccacttcttgggttcacgccattctcctgcctcagcctcctgagtagctgggactacaggcacccgccacagcgcccggttaatttttttgtatttttagtagagacggggtttcaccgtggtctcgatctcctgactttgtgatccgcctgcctcggcctcccaaagtgctgggattacaggcgtgagccaccgcgcccggccgatgtataattttaataattttttctttttgagatggagcttcactcttgttgcccagtctagagtgcaatggtgtgatctcggatcactgcaacctctgccttctgagttcaagtgattctcctgcctcagcctcctgtgtagctaggattacaggcacgtgccaccacacccagctaattttttgtatttttagtagagatggggtttcaccatattggccaggctggtctcgaactcctgaccttgtgatctgcccgccttggcctcccgaagtgctgggattacaggcgtgagccaccgtgcccagccgctgggctaatttattttattttatttatttattttgagacggagttttggtcttgttgcccaagctggagtgcaatcgcgcgatcttgactcactgcaacctccgcctaccaaagtgctgggtttacaggcatgaatcaccgcacccggccaatttttgtgtttttggtagacacagggtttcaccatgttggctaggctggtcttgaacccctgacttcaggtgatccacctgcctcagcctcccaaagtgctgcaattacaggcatgagccaccatgcccggctaatttttataattttttcttaggCTTAGTCAACTGAAGCAGCAGGAGTGGAGAAGGAAACAATAAATTTATAACTGGTTCTGATCaattaattgtttttttgttgttttttttttttttttttgagacggagtctggctctgtgtccctggctggagtgcagtggccagatctcagctcactacaagctccgcctcccgggttcccgccattctccttcctcagcctccggagtagctgggactacaggcacccgcaaccacgcccagctaattttttgtatttttagtagagacggggtttcaccgtggtctcgatctcctgaccttgtgatctgcccgcct of Rhinopithecus roxellana isolate Shanxi Qingling chromosome 20, ASM756505v1, whole genome shotgun sequence contains these proteins:
- the HBQ1 gene encoding hemoglobin subunit theta-1; the encoded protein is MALSAEDRALVRALWKKLGSNVGVYATEALERTFLAFPATKTYFSHLDLNPGSAQVRAHGQKVADALSLAVERLDDLPRALSALSHLHACQLRVDPASFPLLGHCLLVTLARHYPGDFSPALQASLDKFLSHVISALASEYR